AGGATACGCTGGCGCCGGCGACGACGGCATCGCTGCCGCCACGAGTGTAGCGCTGCACCAAGTGGACGacgcggctgcggcggccgagCTGCGGGCGGCGAGGACCGTAGGCCGCGCTCGGCAGCCTCCCGAGGGGCGCCCCGGCAAGCCCAAGGAAGGCCGCGGCGGGAAGGTTCACGCCGCGCCGACGACGTCGGCGGCGAAGCGAGTACCACGagcaccggcgccgcccggtTTGCCCAAGGAAGGATCCGGCGGCCAGGGCGGAAAGATCCACTAAACTAAAGAAAGTAACGGCAAGCCAAGCAACCAATTGAAGGGACTAGATCATAATTACTGGCTACTAGCACAAgtatctttttttttgtttaaaACCGAATTGGAATTTGGGATTGGAATAAGATTCCGAGATGAAAGAGGACGTGTAACAAGCCGGCGTGCGTACGGTTTGTGACTTGAAATTCACACACAATGGTCCCAGATTCACTCGAAGAGAATGGAATCAAAGAGTTCAGTAAACAGTAGGTGTCTAACTACTACCTATCGTATTTTCAGCAGCATTCAACATGCTTGATTTATATGCTTTGCTGAACTAGTGTTTCATCTTTAACACTATGGTATCCTCTTATACTCAGATCACTTCGATGACCCATGAATTAGCGACATAAACCAGCTACATGTTATGTGTAATCTGTAACACAATGCAAGCATACATATGATGGTCGATCTACCAGGATGGTGAGAATATGCCACCTAATTAAGCAGGCGTCTTCTACCGCCCGCCTCAAACGTCTCGGTTGCTCAAGCTAAAGTTGCGTGTGTGGATATATTATTGAAATGTGAGCCAATTTGGCCCCATTTCAACCTCTTAGTTTTCTAGATGAAGTCTAGAAGTCATTGCTTGAATACAATTATGTTTATCAATTATAATGTTAAAAATTAGGGAATTTTCAAAATCCAAAATATGATGATTGAACTTGTCGTATTATCACTCAAATATCTATTTTATTGCGATCCTTAATATTATTTATTATAAAAAGTCTTCAGAATTTCCAATATTATAACtgtaaatttgaaaaaaaataattataaataacaatatatatatatatatgatagtAAAAAGATATTTTATTGCTGTACCAATTATAGCAAAGTCGCAACCACACGCAACCCGGCCAGCATGAAGTGCTGGCCCCAAGtcactgtcacagcctcccatCCTCGCCCTCAGCGACCCCAGCAGAGAGGGACTGGCTTATAGCGCCGCAGCGCGTGTCTGTGGGGACACCTTCTTCTcgccttttcttcctccttagTATGACAGGGAACGACACAGCTACGTTTGCTTGACGTGAAGCGGACGACGTCGAGGAGGCAGTCGCGGAAACCATTGGAGGGGCTGCGGAGAACGTAGAGGGAGGAGACGAGGTGCACGGCTGTCATGTGCTGCGGCCTCCTCCAGCCGCGTGCCGTGGCTGCCATTGGCGGTGGAGCGCATGTTGTGATGATCTGGCACAACAGACGACACGGGGGAGGTGTGGGGATGCAGCGACGGAGTCCGGAGCCGCAGGCGGAGGCGACGATGAGAGGTTTCGCGATGATTCGTGAGCGCTTGACATGGGACAATCGGCTCGATCTCACACAAGCAACGATCCAACGGCTAGAATTCGCCAGCGATGTGGCCCGGTTTAGGTCCAGGAATCGATTGTAAAGATTTCTATAATTCTAAGTTATGAATACAATTCCAAGATCTTCTTTAATTCTTCCTCTAAACAAGGGATCTAGAGCCACCTCCACTAAATTGTGTTCGTGATTATATCAATTCCACGTTGCTGACCTTGGTTCTATTAATGTAACATAAATCGTATCTCTAACTTGATAATAAAGTCATTATTATTGgttaatatttatttttttattttattgtaTACATAATAACTATATTACATAAAAATTTTATACCTAACGATCATAAAACATATGATACTTAATTTTTGAACTAGAAATTTAAGTCATTAAAAGTGAGTTATTACTTTTCATGAACACTTTGCGTGTGCCGTTAGATAGACTAGGATAGTATGGAATGATGTATCTATGACAACACACATTGTCAAATCACTTTGCATATTGGTTTCACCTTTTATATGACAAGCAGGTCTAAGTAAAAACATTATACATCAAGAGTCCGCATGTGTGTGTTGTAACAAGGAAACATCATATGCAGAACAATTTTATTGCTCAAATTTTACATGAGCACAAATATTCTTGTAATCTATTTCGTTGCTCATGTTACAACAGTGACACCAATTAGGATGGCACTCTACTAAGATTTATGTTGGCTTCTATGGTTTATGCCCTATTCATAGGAACACAAGGGCCATTTTCTTGTTGGCCAAGTGCAAGCTTTTTGAGCCTTCAGCTACAAAATATCTTGTAATTTAGTAGGAGTCTCTTAGTAGACACCATTTGATGGTAGAGTTCCATGGACATCCCCAATATGAAAATAATGCATGCCCTTTGTTCTGCATGTCCTTATAGAAAAATTATCAGAAATATTTGAAAAGTTTAAAGAACCATATATATTCACTAGATCTATACCTGTGCGATGCTATGGGAGCTGTAATTTTCCTGATTATCAGGCATTACAATCTAGCAATATGTTGTTTTGAACCAATACACACGCATCAACTTTGAACGAACTAAAAGAAAAGGCACATGAAAAATTCCAAAAGATCAAATTTTGAACTTATATTCCATTATTGAACTCGTCAATTGAACCACAGAGGATTTGCTCATTCTTAATCCAACGATCCGGAATCCATGCTCATTGATCAGGGTATATATAAAAATTCATTTTCTAAAACGTCATGCCTCCTTTTCCAAAATCTCCATGATTGTATCTTGTGGCAATAGCAACCGGCACAACCTCCAAACATTACACACAAAATAGAACACTGTCAAAAGAAATTgtcaaaataaaaaaagaaattaATGACACAACTCAACATTGTCAAAAGAAATTTCAATAAAAAAATTGCACATGGGATAAGACACTGATCAAAAAACTATAGTATTTATGGCAGAAATATTTAACCACAAAATT
The Panicum hallii strain FIL2 chromosome 6, PHallii_v3.1, whole genome shotgun sequence genome window above contains:
- the LOC112898542 gene encoding uncharacterized protein LOC112898542 — protein: MASSSPPLTLPLQLLRYGTSSSASVGLRRPLYRPSPSSVRLRAARALRPVAAAASYHDEASGYAGAGDDGIAAATSVALHQVDDAAAAAELRAARTVGRARQPPEGRPGKPKEGRGGKVHAAPTTSAAKRVPRAPAPPGLPKEGSGGQGGKIH